One Pseudodesulfovibrio cashew DNA window includes the following coding sequences:
- a CDS encoding P-II family nitrogen regulator, whose product MMIMVRAIVRPEKADDVLAALMDNGFPAVTKYSVAGRGKQRGIKIGEVTYDEIPKTMLMSVVNAADKDFVIATIMDAARSGTKGAFGDGKIFVTEVEDVYTISSGVKETAAASEEAA is encoded by the coding sequence ATGATGATCATGGTTCGAGCGATTGTACGGCCCGAGAAAGCGGACGACGTTTTGGCCGCCCTGATGGACAACGGCTTTCCCGCCGTCACCAAGTACTCCGTGGCCGGTCGCGGCAAGCAGCGCGGCATCAAGATCGGTGAGGTCACTTACGATGAAATCCCCAAGACCATGCTCATGAGCGTCGTCAACGCAGCCGACAAGGACTTCGTCATCGCCACCATCATGGACGCTGCCCGCTCCGGCACCAAGGGTGCTTTCGGCGACGGCAAGATCTTCGTCACTGAAGTCGAAGACGTCTACACCATCAGCTCCGGCGTCAAGGAAACCGCCGCAGCCAGCGAGGAGGCCGCGTAA
- a CDS encoding LeuA family protein, with product MLIDTTLREGAQLFGAYFSIDKREEIVLGLVRLGVDEIELGWVGQEGLEELIRRIRPRAARTRLSVWSPCREADIRTAAALNVDRVNIGVPVSDAHIASRLRTDREGLAQRLASTVLTATLLGIPYISVGLEDISRADEEFALNMALLAGDMGASRVRLSDSLGLLNPRETARLVETFRARLDLDLAVHCHNDFGMATGNAVSALAAGADYADCSVLSIGERSGIAATEELAAYLAIKEESHGYQTEGIRELCHTVSHAAGVPVPRTKPIAGKDIFACESGIHAHALSKSPALFEPYSPDAVGARRTVAVGGKSGRAAVAQALDENGLDCPAQELPSLVAEVRKLAWELERPLTSLEFAELAKRN from the coding sequence ATGCTGATCGATACGACACTTAGGGAAGGAGCCCAGCTATTCGGAGCCTACTTCTCTATAGATAAGAGAGAAGAGATCGTCCTGGGCCTGGTAAGGCTGGGCGTGGACGAGATTGAACTGGGCTGGGTTGGCCAGGAAGGACTTGAAGAATTGATCCGGCGCATCAGACCCCGGGCCGCCCGGACCAGACTCAGCGTCTGGTCTCCCTGCCGCGAAGCCGATATCCGCACCGCCGCAGCCCTGAACGTGGACCGCGTGAACATCGGCGTACCCGTTTCCGACGCCCACATCGCCAGCAGGCTGCGCACCGACCGCGAAGGGTTGGCCCAGCGCCTGGCGAGCACCGTGCTCACCGCCACCCTGCTCGGCATTCCCTACATTTCCGTAGGTCTCGAAGACATCTCACGGGCCGACGAGGAGTTCGCCCTGAACATGGCCCTGCTGGCCGGGGATATGGGCGCATCCCGCGTCCGCCTCTCCGACTCGCTGGGGCTGCTCAATCCCAGGGAAACCGCCCGGCTCGTTGAGACCTTCCGCGCGCGGCTGGATCTCGACCTGGCCGTGCACTGCCACAACGACTTCGGCATGGCCACGGGCAACGCCGTGAGCGCCCTGGCCGCGGGCGCCGATTACGCCGACTGCTCGGTCCTGAGCATTGGAGAGCGCTCCGGCATCGCCGCCACCGAAGAACTTGCCGCCTATCTCGCCATCAAGGAGGAAAGCCATGGTTATCAGACTGAAGGGATTCGTGAACTCTGCCATACGGTGTCTCACGCTGCCGGGGTACCTGTCCCGAGGACAAAACCCATTGCCGGGAAAGATATCTTTGCGTGTGAGTCCGGCATCCACGCCCACGCTCTCAGCAAATCTCCGGCCCTTTTCGAGCCCTATTCCCCGGACGCCGTCGGCGCACGCCGCACTGTCGCGGTTGGCGGGAAAAGCGGGCGCGCAGCCGTTGCGCAGGCCCTTGACGAAAACGGCCTTGATTGCCCGGCACAAGAACTCCCGTCCCTGGTCGCAGAAGTAAGAAAGCTGGCCTGGGAACTGGAACGTCCGTTGACTTCACTGGAATTCGCCGAACTGGCGAAGCGAAATTAA
- a CDS encoding glycosyltransferase family 2 protein: MTSLLSPGRLIVLIPCYNCEAFIGPCLDSLLAQTHADWTAVVADDCSTDGTRQVIEGYSDPRIVPSFGAERRYLMGNIVANLRALDLQPSDVVAVLDGDDMLKPEALPEVWAAHRAGYDLVWTDEELLGAEGHSIGGPLKPNLPVRRQEWCVSHVRSFKGYLFTLMDDADFRDEGGRYFRAAGDLSLYLPMAELAGIGKTRFIDRQLYVYRVHDNCNFKVKRQEQLDNNWLIRSRTPYEPQTEFFDVVVDADGLEKAAIRPTAQALETRYPAPLTICLRHRIARSEEDSWRAYHNLWVGGRVYLKKELA; this comes from the coding sequence ATGACCAGCCTGCTTTCACCCGGACGGCTCATCGTCCTCATCCCGTGCTACAACTGCGAGGCGTTCATCGGCCCGTGCCTGGATTCTCTTCTGGCCCAGACCCATGCGGACTGGACCGCCGTGGTGGCGGATGACTGCTCCACGGACGGTACCCGCCAGGTCATCGAAGGCTACTCCGACCCGCGCATCGTGCCGAGCTTCGGGGCGGAGCGGCGGTACCTCATGGGCAACATCGTGGCCAACCTGCGGGCCCTGGATTTGCAGCCCTCGGACGTGGTGGCCGTGCTGGACGGCGACGACATGCTCAAGCCCGAGGCCCTGCCCGAGGTCTGGGCCGCGCACCGGGCCGGGTACGATCTGGTCTGGACAGACGAGGAACTGCTCGGGGCCGAGGGCCACTCCATCGGCGGGCCACTCAAGCCCAACCTGCCCGTGCGCAGGCAGGAGTGGTGCGTCTCCCACGTCCGTTCCTTCAAGGGCTACCTCTTCACCCTCATGGATGACGCAGACTTCCGGGACGAAGGCGGGCGCTATTTCCGCGCCGCCGGAGACCTCTCCCTCTATCTGCCCATGGCCGAGCTGGCCGGGATCGGTAAGACCCGGTTCATCGACAGACAGCTTTACGTCTACCGTGTGCACGACAACTGCAACTTCAAGGTCAAACGCCAGGAGCAGCTGGACAACAACTGGCTGATTCGCTCCCGCACGCCTTACGAGCCCCAGACCGAGTTCTTTGATGTGGTTGTGGACGCGGATGGCCTGGAGAAAGCGGCCATTCGTCCCACCGCTCAGGCATTGGAGACCCGTTACCCGGCACCTCTGACCATCTGCCTGCGTCATCGCATCGCCCGGTCCGAGGAGGATTCCTGGCGCGCCTACCACAACCTCTGGGTTGGAGGGCGAGTCTACCTCAAGAAAGAGCTGGCCTGA
- the nifH gene encoding nitrogenase iron protein: MRKVAIYGKGGIGKSTTTQNTVAGLAEMGRKVMVVGCDPKADSTRLLLGGLAQKSVLDTLREEGEDVELEDIRKPGYGGTWCVESGGPEPGVGCAGRGIITSINMLESLGAYEESEGLDYAFYDVLGDVVCGGFAMPIRDGKAQEIYIVCSGEMMAMYAANNICKGIMKYAESGGVRLGGLICNSRNTDREADLITELASKLGTQMIYFVPRDNDVQRAEINRKTVIEWDGSVPQADQYRGLAKAIDENEMFVIPNPLEIEDLEQLLLDYGIMEA, from the coding sequence ATGCGGAAAGTAGCTATCTACGGAAAGGGCGGAATCGGAAAGTCCACTACCACTCAGAACACTGTCGCCGGTCTGGCGGAAATGGGACGTAAAGTCATGGTCGTCGGTTGCGACCCCAAGGCTGACTCCACCCGTCTTCTGCTCGGCGGCCTGGCTCAGAAGTCCGTTCTCGACACCCTTCGTGAAGAAGGCGAGGACGTGGAACTGGAAGATATCCGCAAGCCCGGTTACGGCGGCACCTGGTGTGTTGAGTCCGGTGGTCCGGAGCCCGGCGTCGGTTGTGCCGGTCGCGGCATCATCACTTCCATCAACATGCTGGAGTCCCTGGGCGCCTACGAAGAGTCCGAAGGCCTCGACTACGCCTTCTACGACGTCCTCGGCGATGTTGTCTGCGGTGGCTTCGCCATGCCGATTCGTGACGGCAAGGCCCAGGAAATCTACATCGTCTGCTCCGGCGAGATGATGGCCATGTACGCTGCCAACAACATCTGCAAGGGCATCATGAAGTACGCCGAATCCGGCGGCGTCCGTCTCGGCGGCCTCATCTGCAACTCCCGTAACACCGACCGCGAAGCCGATCTCATTACCGAGCTGGCCAGCAAGCTGGGCACCCAGATGATCTACTTCGTCCCCCGTGACAACGACGTGCAGCGCGCCGAGATCAACCGCAAGACCGTCATTGAATGGGACGGCTCCGTGCCCCAGGCCGACCAGTACCGTGGTCTCGCCAAGGCCATCGACGAGAACGAAATGTTCGTCATTCCTAACCCGCTGGAGATCGAAGACCTGGAACAGTTGCTCCTCGACTACGGCATCATGGAAGCCTAA
- a CDS encoding efflux RND transporter permease subunit: protein MNLAKWCIENNRTALVLFLIIALGGVMTFISIPKDEDPDFTIRTALVTTVFPGAPPQRVEELVTDKLEESIREMSEVKVVKSQSMSNLSIIEVEFLDSIKNMTPIWQKLRNKVDDAAPSLPPEAQTPMVNDEFGDVFGILIAITGDGYTYRELKDAADDMRDQLLKIDGVGKVERWGVQAERIYVDFTNSRMAASNISPFALAQVIDRQNTIQPSGSSRVGSERIVIEPSGEFNSVDDIYSLAIRPEGEKSSVRLADVTNITRGFADPASTMARYNGQPCLMLALSMADGGNITELGERVTQRLNELRANMYIGLDADVVVFQPDYVNEAISNFMINLLESFLFVVVVILAFAGLRTGLIAGSLVPMAMLGCIGLMPYFNVGLQRISIASLIISLGILVDNGVVVSEAILVRLASGEDRLKAVTHAVSELWMPLLAASLTTVFAFLPIPLAEKPVGEFCQSLFIVVSLTLICSWGLSMSMVPMMCYYVLKPKISIPTYAGRLYRSYRGLLLFSLRNRTVFLGGVLVMCVVAMWAFQFVPKMFFPPNERAQFTIDFWQPYGTDIAATKDRTAKLEQFLLADEEVVSVGTFVGHGGPRWYLPLNLEQMNNNLATLIVNTKDIPSVDRVIERTEAALEEHFPDADCSLKKLMNGPPVGAKLQIRLSGPDIETLYSLRDKIAAIVDEQHGITRVWDDWGQWTKKMLVDVDQDKAREAGITSFDVAVSLQTAMSGLQASSYREGDTIIPIILRNDEGFREHLDRIDSLDVYAYETGKSVPLSQVATSRLDWQPSDIRRRDQTRTMTIKADVADGFFALSILKDIRPEIAKLMKSPDWPLGYTVEYGGEFEKSQESQEAINANMPLAMGLLVLVLVFQFNSIRRPLIILLTLPPMMVGISAGMLGTNSPFGFMPMLGMISLLGIIVNNAIMLIDRIEIQRGRGMDMANAIVLSAMERARPIIMTATTTIIGMVPLSLQGGEMWRPMANLIMSGLAFATILTLVLCPVLYSLFFRQRFNDYKWDPDVVRQGSDISAA from the coding sequence GTGAATCTCGCCAAATGGTGCATCGAAAACAATCGCACCGCCCTGGTCCTGTTCCTGATCATCGCTCTGGGCGGGGTCATGACCTTCATCAGCATCCCCAAGGACGAGGACCCGGATTTCACCATCCGTACCGCCCTGGTGACCACGGTCTTCCCGGGCGCCCCTCCGCAGCGGGTCGAGGAGCTGGTAACGGACAAGCTCGAGGAGAGCATCCGTGAGATGAGCGAGGTCAAGGTGGTCAAGTCCCAGTCCATGTCGAACCTGTCCATCATCGAGGTGGAGTTTCTCGATTCCATCAAGAACATGACTCCCATCTGGCAGAAGCTGCGCAACAAGGTGGACGACGCCGCGCCGTCCCTGCCGCCCGAAGCGCAGACGCCCATGGTCAATGACGAGTTCGGCGATGTGTTCGGCATTCTCATCGCCATCACCGGCGACGGGTACACATACCGCGAGCTCAAGGACGCGGCGGACGACATGCGCGACCAACTGCTCAAGATCGATGGCGTGGGCAAGGTTGAGCGTTGGGGCGTTCAGGCCGAGCGCATCTATGTGGATTTTACCAACTCGCGCATGGCGGCCTCCAATATCTCTCCCTTTGCCCTGGCCCAGGTCATCGACCGCCAGAACACCATCCAGCCCTCGGGCTCCAGCAGGGTGGGCAGCGAGCGCATCGTCATCGAGCCCTCCGGCGAATTCAACTCCGTGGACGACATTTATTCCCTGGCCATCCGTCCCGAGGGTGAAAAGAGTTCGGTCCGGTTGGCCGACGTTACCAACATCACCCGGGGGTTCGCGGACCCGGCTTCGACCATGGCCCGCTACAACGGCCAGCCCTGCCTCATGCTCGCCCTGTCCATGGCCGACGGAGGCAATATCACCGAATTGGGTGAGCGCGTGACTCAGCGGCTGAACGAGCTGAGGGCGAACATGTACATCGGCCTGGACGCCGATGTGGTGGTCTTCCAGCCCGACTACGTCAATGAAGCCATCTCCAATTTCATGATCAACCTCCTCGAATCGTTTCTCTTCGTGGTGGTGGTTATCCTGGCTTTCGCCGGGCTCAGGACCGGCCTGATCGCCGGTTCCCTGGTGCCCATGGCCATGCTCGGCTGTATCGGGCTCATGCCGTATTTCAACGTGGGGCTCCAGCGCATCTCCATCGCCTCGCTGATCATTTCGTTGGGTATCCTCGTGGACAACGGCGTGGTCGTGTCCGAGGCCATCCTGGTCCGTCTGGCCTCCGGCGAGGACCGGCTCAAGGCCGTGACCCATGCCGTGAGCGAGCTGTGGATGCCGCTTCTGGCCGCGTCCCTGACCACCGTCTTCGCCTTCCTGCCCATTCCCCTGGCGGAGAAACCGGTCGGCGAATTCTGTCAATCCCTGTTCATCGTCGTCTCCCTGACCCTGATCTGCTCCTGGGGGCTGTCCATGTCCATGGTCCCCATGATGTGCTACTACGTGCTCAAGCCCAAGATCAGCATCCCGACCTATGCCGGGCGGCTTTATCGGTCCTACCGGGGCCTGCTCCTGTTCAGCCTGCGCAATCGGACCGTATTTCTGGGCGGTGTCCTGGTCATGTGCGTCGTGGCCATGTGGGCCTTCCAATTCGTGCCCAAGATGTTCTTCCCGCCCAACGAGCGCGCCCAGTTCACCATCGATTTCTGGCAGCCTTACGGCACGGACATCGCCGCTACCAAGGATAGGACGGCCAAGCTGGAGCAGTTCCTGCTGGCCGACGAGGAAGTTGTCAGCGTGGGCACCTTTGTGGGCCACGGCGGTCCGCGCTGGTACCTGCCGCTCAATCTGGAGCAGATGAACAACAACCTCGCCACCCTTATCGTCAACACCAAGGATATCCCCTCCGTGGACCGGGTCATCGAGCGGACCGAAGCAGCCCTTGAGGAACATTTTCCCGACGCGGACTGCAGCCTCAAGAAGTTGATGAACGGTCCGCCCGTGGGCGCCAAGCTCCAGATCCGCCTTTCCGGGCCGGACATCGAGACGCTGTATTCCCTGCGCGACAAGATCGCGGCCATCGTGGACGAGCAGCACGGCATCACCCGTGTTTGGGACGATTGGGGCCAGTGGACCAAGAAAATGCTGGTGGACGTGGACCAGGACAAGGCGCGCGAGGCCGGGATCACCAGTTTCGACGTGGCCGTTTCCCTTCAGACTGCCATGAGCGGTCTCCAGGCTTCCAGTTATCGCGAGGGCGACACCATCATTCCCATCATCCTGCGCAACGACGAGGGATTCCGCGAACACCTGGACAGGATCGACTCCCTGGATGTCTATGCCTATGAGACCGGCAAGTCCGTACCCCTGAGTCAGGTGGCCACCTCCCGGCTGGACTGGCAGCCCTCTGACATCCGTAGGCGCGACCAGACCCGGACCATGACCATCAAGGCCGACGTGGCCGACGGCTTCTTCGCCCTGTCCATTCTCAAGGACATCCGGCCCGAGATCGCCAAACTCATGAAGAGCCCTGACTGGCCGCTCGGCTACACCGTGGAGTACGGCGGCGAGTTCGAGAAGAGCCAGGAATCCCAGGAGGCCATCAATGCCAACATGCCCCTGGCCATGGGGCTGCTGGTCCTGGTGCTCGTCTTTCAGTTCAATTCAATCCGCCGCCCGCTCATCATCCTGCTGACGTTGCCGCCCATGATGGTCGGCATCAGCGCGGGCATGCTCGGCACCAACTCGCCCTTCGGGTTCATGCCCATGCTCGGCATGATTTCCCTGCTCGGCATCATCGTCAACAACGCCATCATGCTCATCGACCGCATCGAGATACAGCGCGGCCGGGGCATGGACATGGCCAATGCCATCGTGCTCTCGGCCATGGAGCGCGCCAGGCCCATCATCATGACCGCCACGACCACCATCATCGGCATGGTGCCGCTCTCCCTCCAGGGAGGCGAGATGTGGCGGCCCATGGCCAACCTGATCATGTCCGGCCTGGCCTTCGCCACGATCCTGACGCTGGTCCTCTGCCCGGTGCTCTATTCCCTGTTCTTCCGCCAGAGGTTCAATGATTACAAGTGGGACCCGGATGTCGTCCGGCAGGGTAGCGATATATCCGCGGCCTAG
- a CDS encoding P-II family nitrogen regulator, with amino-acid sequence MKEVIAVVRMNMMNQTKAALTKAGVDAFFVHEAQGRGKGFVNAAVVEGAESGYEEAASVLGEKGKLYPKRMVTVVVPSDMVEDVVEAITEVNQTGKPGDGKIFVLPIGDAVRVRTSETGEKAIA; translated from the coding sequence ATGAAGGAAGTCATCGCAGTTGTGCGCATGAACATGATGAACCAGACCAAGGCCGCTTTGACCAAGGCAGGCGTCGACGCCTTCTTCGTCCACGAAGCACAGGGCCGAGGCAAGGGGTTCGTCAATGCCGCAGTCGTCGAAGGCGCGGAGTCCGGCTACGAAGAAGCCGCCTCGGTCCTCGGTGAAAAAGGCAAGCTCTATCCCAAGCGCATGGTTACCGTCGTTGTCCCCAGCGACATGGTCGAGGACGTGGTGGAAGCCATCACCGAAGTCAACCAGACCGGCAAGCCCGGCGACGGCAAGATTTTTGTCCTCCCCATAGGTGACGCTGTCCGCGTCAGAACCTCTGAAACCGGTGAAAAGGCCATCGCCTAG
- a CDS encoding efflux RND transporter periplasmic adaptor subunit — MKFLIPVTLLLCLLLASCNDAPKDVVVPVRPVKTTVVDSSGLGRRWTFSGTAEDALETDLSFRVAGKIVYFPGDQIGRRFAEGEVIAKLDPSDFELALRQARANLEQVRANYTRAEADMRRNSELFKRNVISRGELDQIQADFKSYEAQLSATSKQLDISRKQLSYTTLHAPFDGWIGRVQTNIHQNVSAGQPVVSFSAGRQMKMYIAVPDTLISEVHEGDPVEVRFDALPGHNMHGKIMEVSVDTTTGSSYPVKVHLENEKQLVKGGMSGYVSFLGKAEGGPVCYLPPVSVVGESDGTRAVWVVDTETSTVKRRSVVVGKLTSLGLEILGGVKQGDVVVTRGVHHLKDGLKVRYSRNGTEG; from the coding sequence ATGAAATTTCTGATACCCGTGACTCTGCTTCTGTGCCTCCTGCTGGCATCCTGCAACGATGCGCCCAAGGACGTGGTGGTCCCTGTCCGTCCGGTCAAGACCACGGTGGTGGATTCCTCCGGCCTGGGACGGCGCTGGACTTTTTCGGGAACGGCCGAGGACGCCCTGGAGACGGATCTCTCCTTCCGGGTGGCCGGAAAGATCGTTTATTTCCCCGGCGACCAGATCGGACGCCGCTTCGCCGAGGGCGAGGTCATCGCCAAGCTTGATCCTTCGGACTTCGAGCTGGCGCTAAGGCAGGCCAGGGCCAATCTGGAGCAGGTGCGGGCCAACTACACCCGTGCCGAGGCCGACATGCGCCGCAACAGCGAACTCTTCAAGCGCAACGTCATCTCGCGTGGCGAGCTGGACCAGATCCAGGCGGACTTCAAGTCCTATGAAGCCCAGCTCTCGGCCACGTCCAAGCAGTTGGACATCTCCCGCAAGCAGCTTTCCTACACCACCCTGCACGCGCCTTTCGACGGCTGGATCGGCAGGGTGCAGACCAACATCCACCAGAATGTCAGCGCGGGCCAGCCCGTGGTCTCCTTCAGCGCGGGGCGTCAGATGAAGATGTACATCGCGGTGCCCGACACCCTCATATCCGAGGTGCACGAAGGCGATCCCGTGGAGGTCCGCTTCGACGCGCTCCCCGGCCATAACATGCACGGGAAGATCATGGAGGTCAGTGTGGATACCACCACCGGTTCCTCCTATCCGGTCAAGGTCCACCTCGAAAATGAGAAGCAGCTAGTCAAGGGCGGCATGTCGGGCTACGTCAGCTTCCTCGGCAAGGCCGAAGGCGGCCCGGTTTGCTACCTGCCCCCGGTGTCCGTGGTCGGCGAGTCCGACGGCACTCGCGCAGTCTGGGTCGTGGACACCGAGACCTCCACCGTCAAGCGCCGTTCCGTGGTGGTCGGCAAGCTCACCTCACTGGGGCTTGAGATCCTCGGCGGAGTGAAGCAGGGCGACGTGGTGGTCACCCGCGGCGTGCATCATCTCAAGGACGGGCTCAAGGTCCGCTACTCCCGAAACGGGACGGAGGGCTAA
- a CDS encoding CerR family C-terminal domain-containing protein, protein MSNKAKPLSKKAQGEETRATLIQTGSRLFAINGYHGVSMRTLAAEAGVNLATVSYHFGGKAGLYEAILRQLIAVRDEFFPSDDAVRERAAKCPDSVQAKQGLVRWFVNALVHGILGGGEHFWSLYLITRELAQPSELYPMLEKHFFDPSFNALHALVSTVLPEEADHEERVICVHGLIGMILKFLEGQTIILQRLGWNNYQGRGVEKVAQVLSKRAQGFLGLPMEAI, encoded by the coding sequence ATGTCTAACAAAGCAAAACCATTGAGTAAAAAAGCCCAGGGCGAGGAGACTCGCGCCACGCTTATTCAGACCGGGTCGCGTTTGTTCGCGATCAACGGCTACCACGGCGTGTCCATGCGCACTCTGGCTGCGGAGGCGGGAGTCAATCTGGCCACAGTGAGCTACCATTTCGGCGGCAAGGCCGGGCTGTACGAGGCCATTCTGCGCCAGCTCATAGCTGTCCGTGACGAGTTTTTTCCGTCGGATGACGCCGTCCGGGAGCGGGCGGCCAAGTGCCCTGACAGCGTACAGGCCAAGCAGGGGCTGGTCCGTTGGTTTGTCAACGCCTTGGTCCACGGAATCCTGGGCGGCGGGGAGCATTTCTGGTCCCTGTATCTGATCACCCGGGAGCTGGCCCAGCCCTCGGAATTGTATCCCATGCTGGAAAAGCATTTCTTCGATCCTTCCTTCAACGCCCTGCACGCCCTGGTTTCAACGGTGCTGCCCGAGGAAGCCGACCATGAGGAGCGCGTCATCTGCGTTCACGGTCTCATCGGTATGATCCTCAAGTTTCTGGAAGGGCAGACCATCATTCTTCAACGACTCGGCTGGAACAATTATCAAGGGCGCGGCGTGGAAAAGGTCGCCCAAGTCCTTTCAAAACGCGCTCAAGGCTTTCTCGGCCTGCCCATGGAGGCAATATAA
- a CDS encoding TIGR00341 family protein: MALRVIEIVTPREDKEEVAKSLESQRPDEGYVFWATPLDDGESLSFRIVLQVQESEDVLDKLEQLFAWTEKYRIVVYPAEATLPRLDDLSRKEEKDKAAFPEEKTKAHNRISREELYADVLDTTLLSSNYVMLVIFASLVAVIGLMRDNVAIIIGAMVLAPLLGPNVGLSLATTLADSKLSLEALKTLTVGVLLCFVIAAGAGMAFGLEQMNGELAARSVTEYSDIILAIVSGAAGIISFTLGVPTSLVGVMVALSLLPPLTASGLFLGAGLYQEAGGAALLFLTNVICLNLAGVVTFLVQGILPLSWWDKERAKSAIFRSAAIWTVLLAALVALMLFRNRP; the protein is encoded by the coding sequence ATGGCCCTGCGCGTCATAGAAATAGTCACCCCCCGCGAGGACAAGGAGGAAGTGGCCAAGTCCCTGGAGTCGCAACGCCCGGATGAAGGCTACGTTTTCTGGGCCACGCCCCTGGACGACGGGGAATCCCTCTCCTTTCGCATCGTGCTTCAGGTACAGGAATCGGAAGATGTCCTGGACAAGCTCGAACAGCTCTTCGCCTGGACCGAAAAATACCGCATCGTGGTCTACCCGGCCGAGGCTACCCTGCCCCGCCTGGACGACCTCTCCCGCAAGGAGGAGAAGGACAAGGCCGCCTTTCCCGAGGAGAAGACCAAGGCGCACAACCGGATCAGCCGCGAGGAACTCTACGCGGACGTGCTGGACACCACGCTGCTCTCGTCCAACTATGTCATGCTCGTCATCTTCGCCTCGCTGGTGGCGGTCATCGGGCTGATGCGCGACAACGTGGCCATCATCATCGGGGCCATGGTCCTGGCTCCACTTCTCGGCCCCAATGTGGGACTCTCCCTGGCCACCACCCTGGCTGACTCCAAGCTCAGCCTGGAGGCGCTCAAAACCCTGACCGTGGGCGTCCTGCTCTGCTTCGTGATCGCGGCAGGCGCGGGCATGGCCTTCGGGCTGGAGCAGATGAACGGCGAACTGGCGGCGCGGAGCGTGACCGAGTATTCGGATATCATTTTGGCCATTGTCTCCGGGGCCGCGGGCATCATCTCCTTTACCCTCGGCGTGCCCACCTCGCTGGTGGGAGTTATGGTCGCCCTCTCCCTGCTGCCGCCGCTCACGGCCAGCGGACTGTTCCTCGGCGCGGGCCTCTACCAGGAAGCGGGCGGGGCCGCGCTGCTCTTCCTGACCAACGTCATCTGCCTCAATCTCGCCGGGGTCGTCACCTTCCTGGTCCAGGGCATCCTGCCCCTCTCCTGGTGGGACAAGGAACGGGCCAAAAGCGCGATCTTTCGCTCCGCCGCCATCTGGACCGTGCTGCTGGCGGCCCTGGTCGCGTTGATGCTCTTCAGGAATCGTCCCTGA
- a CDS encoding glycosyltransferase family 9 protein, translated as MKNRIPHSADRLAVLPEPGFTVDQVARLGGDLSGLVLLCHERDRESLALSGATLITYGGMHFCPSRRDLEEFRPLAERFDACTLVHRFPARSPNHFSTALRLLGFRRVEELLPDGQHRTSPQGPVSAGTPESLLFSFCGGIGNAVLASSVAASAARHGVRTLFCPVADITGTSLAPLFDPPPEGVTLVAPEDIGTAQAEVSLNVECHDLLGPEDFCHNPYRLGAPGHGPAFLADFVRNVTGLDTDLSATFVGGLNASIPERLQGRVVVCPGSKPGWDSKRWPHMNELLRRLDNPVVLCREPDLEAYGTLPFLEPISGDDAEFVTDFDLPRVAVLLRSAKMVVANDCGLAHVAAATGTPTLFLFGPSSLEQNLHPRGNVLNLALDLDCRPCQGKTQGPGRLAPNDYHCDIGFACLRDLSVDKVLEAMERLRP; from the coding sequence GTGAAAAACCGCATTCCCCATAGCGCCGACAGGCTGGCTGTCCTGCCCGAGCCCGGTTTTACCGTCGATCAGGTGGCCCGGTTGGGCGGCGATCTTTCAGGCCTCGTCCTGCTTTGTCATGAGCGTGACCGGGAGAGCCTGGCCTTGTCGGGCGCAACGCTGATCACCTACGGCGGCATGCATTTCTGCCCTTCACGCCGTGACCTGGAGGAGTTCCGTCCGCTGGCGGAGCGGTTTGACGCCTGCACCCTGGTCCACCGTTTTCCGGCCCGGAGTCCCAACCATTTTTCGACCGCGCTCAGGCTCCTCGGCTTCCGTCGGGTGGAGGAGCTCCTGCCCGACGGACAACATCGCACCTCGCCGCAGGGACCGGTTTCCGCAGGGACACCCGAGTCCCTGCTCTTCTCGTTCTGCGGCGGTATAGGTAATGCCGTGCTCGCCTCGTCCGTGGCGGCCAGCGCGGCACGACATGGGGTGCGCACCCTGTTCTGCCCGGTGGCGGACATCACCGGCACTTCCCTGGCCCCGCTGTTTGACCCGCCGCCGGAGGGCGTCACCCTGGTAGCGCCCGAGGATATCGGCACTGCGCAGGCCGAGGTCTCCCTGAACGTGGAGTGTCACGACCTGCTCGGGCCCGAAGATTTCTGCCATAACCCCTACCGTCTCGGCGCGCCGGGGCACGGGCCCGCTTTCCTGGCCGACTTCGTGCGTAACGTCACCGGACTGGACACGGACCTCTCGGCCACCTTTGTGGGCGGGCTGAACGCGTCCATTCCGGAGCGCCTGCAGGGCAGGGTGGTGGTCTGTCCCGGTTCCAAGCCGGGCTGGGATTCCAAGCGTTGGCCGCACATGAACGAGCTGCTTCGGCGGTTGGACAATCCCGTGGTACTCTGCCGGGAACCGGACCTGGAGGCGTACGGGACCCTGCCGTTTCTGGAGCCCATATCCGGGGACGACGCCGAGTTCGTCACTGATTTCGATCTGCCTCGTGTGGCGGTGCTGCTCCGTTCGGCAAAGATGGTGGTCGCCAATGACTGCGGCCTGGCCCACGTGGCCGCGGCCACGGGAACGCCGACCCTGTTCCTGTTCGGGCCGTCCTCCCTGGAGCAGAATCTCCATCCGCGCGGCAACGTCCTCAACCTGGCCCTGGACCTGGACTGCCGTCCCTGCCAGGGCAAGACGCAAGGCCCGGGGCGGCTCGCCCCCAACGACTATCACTGCGACATCGGCTTCGCCTGCCTGCGCGACCTGAGCGTGGACAAGGTGCTCGAAGCCATGGAGAGGTTGCGGCCATGA